The DNA region CCAGATCCTGCGCTACCTGGACGTCTCCGACGCCGACCTGGAGAAGGGCCAGTTCCGCTGCGACGCCAACGTGTCGGTGCGCAGGATCGGCGACACCAAGCTCGGCACCCGCACGGAGCTCAAGAACCTGAACTCGTTCCGCTTCGTCGAGCGCGCGATCGCCTCCGAGATCCGCCGCCAGGTCGACCTGCTCGAGGGCGGCGGGACCATCGAGCAGCAGACGATGCACTGGGACGACCGCGCGGGCGTGGCGACGCCGATGCGGACCAAGGAGCAGGCCGACGACTACCGCTACTTCCCCGACCCTGACCTGCCGCCGCTGCGCGTCTCACCCGACACGCTCGAGCGCATCCGCGCCTCGCTTCCCGAGCTGCCGCAGGTCCGCCGTGCGCGCTACTGCGCCGAGCTCGGGATTCCGTCCTACGACGCGGCCGTGCTGACCGAGGACCGCGACGTCTCGGAGTTCTTCGAGGCCGCGGTCCGCGCCTGCGGCCAGCCGAAGGTCGTCTCGAACTGGATCATGCGCGACGTGCTCGCGACGATGACCGAGTCCGGCCGCGCGCTTCGCGAGCTGCCGATCACGCCCGCGCACCTGGTCGATCTGCTCGCGCTCGTCGACGCCGGCCGCATCACCGCGGGCTCGGCCCGCGAGGTCTTCGCCGAGATGGCGAAGACGGGAGAGCGCCCGGAAGCGATCATGCGCGCGCGCGGTCTCGAGGCGGTCTCCGACACCGGCGAGCTCGAGCGCCTGGCGCGCGCGGTGATCGACGCCAACCCCGCGCAGCTCGCCAAGTACCGCGCCGGAGAAACGAAGCTCCTGAACTTCTTCCTCGGTCAGGTCATGAAGTCCAGCGGCGGCAAGGCCGACCCCGCCGTCCTGCGCGAGATCCTGGGCCGGCTGCTCGCCTAGGAATTCCCTCGACGGCTTCGATGCTCACCCGCGCAATGGCCCACCCGTTCTGGCTCGTCGGCTTCCGGCCGTTCTTCGCGCTGGCCTGCCTGGCCGGCGCCACGCTGCCGCTGACCTGGGTGCTCATGCTCGGCGGCAGCGTGCCGCCGCCCGCGGCGCTCGCGACCGCGCCGCTGCAGTGGCATGCCCACGAGATGTTCTTCGGCTTCGGCTGGGCGATGCTCGGCGGGTTCCTTCTGACCTCGAGCAAGAACTGGGTCGGCATCCGCGGCCATCACGGCGGCACGCTGATCTTTCTGGCCGCAGCGTGGATCTTCGAGCGCGCCGGCATGCTCTTCGGCGGCGTCTGGCCCGCCGCGCTGCTCGCGCTCTCGTCCTACCTGTACCTCGCCTCCATCGTCGGCCTGCTGCTCGTCACGCTGATCGGGCATCGCAAGACGGACAGCTACCGCGACAACGTGTACTTCTGGATCGCGCTCCCGCTCTTCCTGCCGGCCAAGTGGCTGCTGCTCTCGCCCGAGCACTTCGCGACGGGGCGGGGCATGGCGCTGGCGCTGTTCCGGCTGGCCTTCCTGATCATGCTCGAGCGCACGCTCGTGCAGTTCATGAAGGGCGTGTTCCAGCTCTCGCTTCCGCGCATCGCGGCGCTCGACCACGCGATCAAGAGCCTGGGCCTGGCGCTGGTGTTCGCGCCGTTCCTGCCGGACGCGCTCGCGGCGTCCGCGAGCGGGCTGCTCGCGCTTCTTCTGCTCGGCCGCTTCTCCATGTGGCACCCGCACCGGGCGCTCACGCGCATCGACGTCGGCATCATGTTCCTCGGCGCCGCCGCCATCATCGCCCAGCTCGGCGTCGAAGCGATCGGGCAGGGGCACGCCTGGGTCGGCAGCGTCTCGGTCCATCTCTTCACGCTCGGCGCAATGGGGCTGATCACGCCGGCGATGATCGTGCGCATCTCGCGCGGGCACACCGGGCGCAAGGTCGTCTTCGACGCGCTCGACAAGGCGGTGCTCTGGGTGATGCTGACGGGCCTTGCGCTGCGCATCGTCGCGCCGCAGCTCGCCCCGAGCTCCTATCCGACGTGGCTCCACCTGACCGCGACCTGCTGGCTGGCCGGCTTCGGCCTGCTCGGCTGGCGCTACGTTCCCTGGCTGCTGCGTCCGCGCGCCGACGGCAAAGAGCACTGAGGCTCGACTATGATGCGGCGACTTTCACAGCCTGGAGCCGAGCCATGAGCACACCGCACGTCCATGACCACACCACGTCCGATGCGATCTACGGGTTCGACGCCCGCGGCGTCGCCAAGCGCTTCCGTCACGCGGCCATCTTCGGCGCGCTGGATGCCCTGAACGCCGGCGAGACCATGCGCTTCGTGAACGACCACGACCCGATCCCGCTCCTGCACCAGATGCAGGCGCGCTACGGCGAGGGCGTCGAGATCGTCTACCGCCGGCGCGAAGCCGCGGGCGTCGTGATCGACTTCGTGAAGCGCTGAGACTCGCGGGGTGGCGGTCGTCGAGGTCGGACACGAATCGCATCCGCCATGCGACTGACGAACTACTTTCCCGGCGGAACGTACGTCACCGACCCGGGCAGACGGCGAACGCTCCTCGATCGCTGGCTGGGCGGCGCGCGCTGGGTCTTCTACGCCGACTACATCCGGCTGGTGCTGAGCTGCTCCAGGGCGGCCCGGCGCGGCCGCTTCGCCGACGAGGCCTGGAACCGCAGCTCATGGGAGGTCCTCGATTCGATGGAGCGCCACGGCGCGCGCTTCGACATCGAGGGCCTGGAGAACGTGGCGGCGCTTCGGGCGCCGGTCGTGTTCGTCTCCAATCACATGAGCACGACCGAATCGATGGTGCTGCCGGCGCTGATCCGGCCGCATCGACCGGTCACCTTCGTCGTCAAGGAATCGCTGACCCGCGGCAGCCTGTTCGGCCCGATCATGCGCTCGCGCGATCCGGTGGTCGTGACGCGCAAGGATGCGCGCCGCGACATGGTCACGGTGTTGGAGGAGGGCGCGAAGCGGCTGGCGGGTGGAGTCTCGCTGGTGATCTTTCCCGAGGGCACGCGGCAGGACGAGTTCCGCCCGGCAAACTTCAATTCCCTGGGCGTGAAGCTCGCCGCGAGGACGGGCGTCCGCGTCGTGCCGATCGCGCTTCGCACCGACTTCTGGGGCAACGGAAAACGGTTCGAGTTCATGAAGGAGTGGGGCCCGTTGCACCGCGATCGCAAGCTGCGCTTCGCCTTCGGGCCGGCCGTCGACCCGGCGATCGGCGCGCGGGAGGCGCACCGACGAACCGTGGACTTCATCTCCGGCAAGATGCGCGAGTGGGCGCGCATGGATGGCCGACCCGCATGGGAGCCGCAGTGATTGCATTTCGCACCGCGAGACTTCGCGGTAGGATGAAAAGAGGAGGCGTAATGACGACGACCATTCGAGCCGCGCTCGCTGCGTTCGTGTTCTGTGTCGCCCTCGCGGCGACGTCGGCGA from Deltaproteobacteria bacterium includes:
- the gatB gene encoding Asp-tRNA(Asn)/Glu-tRNA(Gln) amidotransferase subunit GatB, whose product is MPSGWEAVIGLEVHAQLKTESKLFSSAPHAFGAAPNTQTTEVDVGLPGVLPVLNEKAVELAVRLALALGCKVHPVSVFARKHYFYPDLPKGYQISQYEEPYCTDGAVPIELDGETRQIALTRIHMEEDAAKNIHDDAVTGGGVTHVDLNRAGAPLVEIVSTPTIHTPDEAGAYLRSLRQILRYLDVSDADLEKGQFRCDANVSVRRIGDTKLGTRTELKNLNSFRFVERAIASEIRRQVDLLEGGGTIEQQTMHWDDRAGVATPMRTKEQADDYRYFPDPDLPPLRVSPDTLERIRASLPELPQVRRARYCAELGIPSYDAAVLTEDRDVSEFFEAAVRACGQPKVVSNWIMRDVLATMTESGRALRELPITPAHLVDLLALVDAGRITAGSAREVFAEMAKTGERPEAIMRARGLEAVSDTGELERLARAVIDANPAQLAKYRAGETKLLNFFLGQVMKSSGGKADPAVLREILGRLLA
- a CDS encoding NnrS family protein, whose protein sequence is MLTRAMAHPFWLVGFRPFFALACLAGATLPLTWVLMLGGSVPPPAALATAPLQWHAHEMFFGFGWAMLGGFLLTSSKNWVGIRGHHGGTLIFLAAAWIFERAGMLFGGVWPAALLALSSYLYLASIVGLLLVTLIGHRKTDSYRDNVYFWIALPLFLPAKWLLLSPEHFATGRGMALALFRLAFLIMLERTLVQFMKGVFQLSLPRIAALDHAIKSLGLALVFAPFLPDALAASASGLLALLLLGRFSMWHPHRALTRIDVGIMFLGAAAIIAQLGVEAIGQGHAWVGSVSVHLFTLGAMGLITPAMIVRISRGHTGRKVVFDALDKAVLWVMLTGLALRIVAPQLAPSSYPTWLHLTATCWLAGFGLLGWRYVPWLLRPRADGKEH
- a CDS encoding DUF2249 domain-containing protein; amino-acid sequence: MSTPHVHDHTTSDAIYGFDARGVAKRFRHAAIFGALDALNAGETMRFVNDHDPIPLLHQMQARYGEGVEIVYRRREAAGVVIDFVKR
- a CDS encoding 1-acyl-sn-glycerol-3-phosphate acyltransferase produces the protein MRLTNYFPGGTYVTDPGRRRTLLDRWLGGARWVFYADYIRLVLSCSRAARRGRFADEAWNRSSWEVLDSMERHGARFDIEGLENVAALRAPVVFVSNHMSTTESMVLPALIRPHRPVTFVVKESLTRGSLFGPIMRSRDPVVVTRKDARRDMVTVLEEGAKRLAGGVSLVIFPEGTRQDEFRPANFNSLGVKLAARTGVRVVPIALRTDFWGNGKRFEFMKEWGPLHRDRKLRFAFGPAVDPAIGAREAHRRTVDFISGKMREWARMDGRPAWEPQ